The following DNA comes from Streptomyces sp. Ag109_O5-10.
CTTGAGCCGGTGGTAGTCGGCGATGTCCGCGCGCGTGCCGACGCCCAGCGACTGACCGGCCAGCCGGACCAGGCGGCGCAGGCACTCGGCGTCGTCCAGCTCGTCGTGGAGCAGCTCGGCCGGGACGGCGCGCTCGGCCAGGTCGTACACCCGCTTCCAGCCGCGCCGCTCGACGCACACCACCTCGCCGTACATCAGGGCGCGCTCCACGGCGACCTTGGTGCCGGACCAGTCCCACCACTCGCTGGTCTTCTTCGCGCCGCCCAGCTCCGTCGCGGTCAGCGGACCCTCGCCGCGCAACTGCTTGATGACCTGGTCGTAGACGCCGTCCGGGAGGTCGTGGCTCCAGTGCGGGCGGTCGCGGTAGGCGCGCCGGCGGAAGGCGAAGTGCGGCCACTCCTCGATGGGAAGGATGCAGGCGGCGTGCGACCAGTACTCGAAGGCGTGCGTGTCCGTCCAGTAGGCGGCGTCGACCGTCCGGCGGCCGACCCGGCCGAGGCGGGCGTACGGGATCAGCTCGTGGGAGCGGGCGAGGACCGAGATGGTGTCGAGCTGGACCGCGCCGAGGTGGCGGAGCACGCCCCGGACGCCGGCACGGCGGTCGGGGGCGCCGAGGAAGCCCTGTGCCTTCAGCGCGATACGACGGGCTTCGTCCGCCGAGAGGACGGCGGCGGGGCGCGGGAGGGTCGTCATGGGTCGGACGATAGAGGGTGGCACTGACAGTCCCGCGCGAGCTGGGGTTTCAGCCCTGCGAGGGGGTCGGCAGGTAGGGCGCCGCGGAGGGCAGGCCCAGGTCCGAGGGGAGCAGGGAGCCGACCCAGCAGTCGCGTCGTACGCCCTTGTTGTTGAGGGAGGAGCGGAGGGTGCCCTCGAGGGTGAAGCCGGCGCGTTGCGCGACCGCGCGGGAGGCGTGGTTGCCGACCTCGGCACGCCATTCGACCCGGTCGATAGCCATCCGCGTGAACGCCCAGCGGGCGGCCGCGAGGGTGGCCTCGGCGGTGTAGCCGTGGCCGCGGTGCTCCTTGGCGGTCCAGAAACCCACCTCGGCCGTGCCGAGGGAGCGCATGGTCAGGGCGAGCATCCCGGCCAGCCCGCCCGTCGGCAGGAAGACCCCGAAGGTGAACATCGAGCCCTCGGACCAGCCGTCGGGGACCATCTGCTCCGTGAAGCTGCGGGCGTGCTCGGCGAGGTAGGGCGAGGGAATCGTCGTCCAGCGCTGGATGTCGGGATCCTGGACGGCCGCGTACACCGCATCGGTGTCCTGCGGGCCGACCGCGCGCAGCAGCAGACGAGGGGTGGTGAGCGTGACGGGTTCCATCGGCTGATTCTGCTCGCCCCCCGTCCGGTACGCCATCGATTTCGCTCTCCGTGAGCAAGTGATCACATTTCGCGCAATTCCTGGCTCCGGCGCGGCACTATCCGTGTATCCCGGCCGTTGTCCCGGGTGAAGCGTGAAACGGGCTCGCAGGGCCCGCAGGAAAGCGGCGGACGGTCGTCGGACCGCCAGGCCTCCCGACACGGCCGGGTCCTCGCATACGATGGCCGTTGCTCAGTACGTCAAATGGAAACCGACCCTCCCAGGCCCGACCGGCAAGGAGACTAACCCCCGTGTCCGTCCTCTCGAAGATCATGCGTGCAGGCGAAGGCAAGATCCTGCGCAAGCTGCACCGCATCGCGGACCAGGTCAACTCCATCGAAGAGGACTTCGTCGACCTCTCCGACGCCGAGCTGCGGGCCCTCACCGATGAGTACAAGCAGCGCTATGCCGACGGTGAGAGCCTCGACGACCTGCTCCCCGAGGCGTTCGCCACCGTCCGCGAGGCCGCCAAGCGCGCCCTCGGCCAGCGCCACTACGACGTGCAGATCATGGGCGGTGCGGCCCTCCACCTCGGCTACGTGGCCGAGATGAAGACCGGTGAGGGCAAGACCCTCGTCGGCACCCTGCCCGCGTACCTCAACGCGCTGGCGGGCAAGGGCGTCCACCTCATCACGGTCAACGACTACCTGGCCGAGCGCGACTCCGAGATGATGGGCCGCGTCCACAAGTTCCTGGGCCTGACCGTCGGCTGCATCCTCGCCAACATGACGCCGGCCCAGCGCCGCGAGCAGTACGCGTGTGACATCACGTACGGCACGAACAACGAGTTCGGCTTCGACTACCTGCGCGACAACATGGCGTGGGCCCAGGACGAGCTCGTCCAGCGCGGCCACAACTACGCCATCGTGGACGAGGTCGACTCCATCCTGGTCGACGAGGCCCGTACGCCGCTGATCATCTCCGGCCCGGCCGACCAGGCCACCAAGTGGTACGGCGACTTCGCCAAGCTGGTCCTGCGCCTGAAGAAGGGCGAGGCCGGCAACCCGCTCAAGGGCCAGGAGGAGACCGGCGACTACGACGTCGACGAGAAGAAGCGCACCGTCGCCATCCACGAGTCCGGCGTCAGCAAGGTCGAGGACTGGCTGGGCATCGACAACCTCTACGAGTCGGTCAACACGCCTCTGGTGGGCTACCTGAACAACGCCATCAAGGCGAAGGAGCTCTTCAAGAGGGACAAGGACTACGTCGTCCTCGACGGCGAGGTCATGATCGTCGACGAGCACACCGGCCGTATCCTCGCCGGCCGCCGCTACAACGAGGGCATGCACCAGGCGATCGAGGCGAAGGAAGGGGTGGACATCAAGGACGAGAACCAGACGCTCGCCACGATCACCCTGCAGAACTTCTTCCGCCTCTACAAGCGCCACGACCACAGCGGCAAGGAGCTGCCCGGCCTGTCCGGCATGACCGGTACGGCCATGACGGAGGCCGCCGAGTTCCACCAGATCTACAAGCTCGGCGTGGTCCCGATCCCGACGAACCGGCCGATGGTCCGCAAGGACCAGTCGGACCTGATCTACCGCACCGAGGTCGCCAAGTTCGAGGCGGTCGTCGACGACATCGCGGAGAAGCACGAGAAGGGCCAGCCGATCCTGGTCGGCACGACCTCCGTGGAGAAGTCGGAGTACCTCTCGCAGCAGCTCTCCAAGCGCGGCATCCAGCACGAGGTCCTCAACGCCAAGCACCACGAGCGCGAGGCCTCGATCGTCGCCCAGGCCGGCCGCAAGGGCGCCGTCACGGTGGCCACCAACATGGCGGGCCGTGGTACGGACATCAAGCTCGGCGGCAACCCCGAGGACCTCGCCGAGGCGGAGCTGCGCCAGCGCGGCCTCGACCCCGACGAGCACATCGAGGAGTGGGCGCAGGCCCTTCCCGCCGCCCTGGAGAAGGCCGAGCGGGCGGTCAAGGCGGAGTTCGAGGAGGTCAAGGAACTCGGCGGGCTCTACGTCCTGGGCACCGAGCGGCACGAGTCGCGCCGGATCGACAACCAGCTGCGCGGCCGTTCCGGGCGTCAGGGCGACCCCGGCGAGTCCCGCTTCTACCTCTCCCTCGGCGACGACCTGATGCGCCTGTTCAAGGCCCAGATGGTCGAGCGCGTGATGTCCATGGCGAACGTGCCGGACGACGTGCCGATCGAGAACAAGATGGTCACCCGCGCGATCGCCTCCGCGCAGTCGCAGGTCGAGCAGCAGAACTTCGAGACCCGTAAGAACGTCCTGAAGTACGACGAGGTGCTCAACCGCCAGCGCGAGGTCATCTACGGCGAGCGCCGCCGCGTCCTGGAGGGCGAGGACCTGCAGGAGCAGATCCACCACTTCATGGACGACACGATCGACGCGTACGTCGGCGCGGAGACCGCCGAGGGCTTCCCGGAGGACTGGGACCTCGACCGCCTGTGGGGCGCCTTCAAGCAGCTCTACCCGGTCAAGGTCACCGTCGAAGAGCTGGAGGAGGCGGCCGGCGACCGTGCGGGCCTGACCGCCGAGTACATCTCCGAGTCCATCAAGGACGACATCCACGAGCAGTACGAGTCGCGTGAGGCGCAGCTCGGCTCCGAGATCATGCGTGAGCTGGAGCGCCGGGTCGTGCTGTCGGTCCTGGACCGCAAGTGGCGCGAGCACCTCTACGAGATGGACTACCTCCAGGAGGGCATCGGCCTGCGGGCGATGGCCCAGAAGGACCCGCTGGTGGAGTACCAGCGCGAGGGCTTCGACATGTTCACCGCGATGATGGACGGCATCAAGGAGGAGTCCGTCGGCTACCTGTTCAACCTGGAGGTCCAGGTCGAGCAGCAGGTCGAGGAGGTCCCGGTCGAGGACGTCGAGGCGGTGGAGGGCGTCCAGGACGCGGTGCCGGCCCAGGCGGGTTCCCGTCCCGAGATCCGGGCGAAGGGTCTCGAGGCGCCGCAGCGGCGGGGCATGCACTTCTCGGCCGCCACGGTGGACGGCGAGGGCGGCATCGTCGAGGGCGACTTCGACTACGACGACGAGCCGGCCCGCTCCGAGGCCGACGGCCTGACGCGCGCCGAGCGTCGCAAGCAGGCGAAGAGCCGCCGCGGCCGCAGGAAGTAACCCGGCGCCTACGGGCGTTCGCGAGGGCCGGTCACCCTGGACAGGGGGGCCGGCCCTTCGGCATGGGGTGGTCACGGCGGGCCCCCGGCCGGGCTCCGGCCGTCAGGGGCCGTGCGGCGGGCGTGGGCCGCCCATCTCCACCGCCGTGCAGCGCCAGCGCAGGTCCACGCCCTGCTCCAGGCGGAAGGCCAGCGCGCGCAGCCGGTCGCCCGCGGCGATGCGGGCGAAGACCTCCAGGGCGCCGGAGCGGGGGACGTAGTAGCCGATGTCGCGGACGACGGGGTCGGCGCCGCGGTTGCGCAGGGGGCCGCGCTCGGCGAGGCGGGCCAGGTCGTCGTAGGCCGGTCCCGCGGTGTGCCGGAGCATCCAGTGGACGGGGCGGCGGCCGCTCAGGACGGCCAGCAGACGCTCCGCGAAGAGGTCGGTGGGACGGGGGCCCGGCGGGGCCGCCGGAGGCGTGAGCGGCCGGCGGGAGGAGGGGGCGCCGGGACGGCGGGAGTCGCGGCGGCCTGGGGGCCGGGTGGCCGGGCGGAGCTGGGCGGTCCTGGTCATGACCTTGTTCATGGGGGTCCCCGTTCGGCGGGCCCGGCGGGTACCGGGAGGTAACTTTCGGTTACGGATCTTGTACGGGGCCGGGAGGGCGTCAGCAAGGCGACGGCGGTCCGTGCCGGAGGTCCGGGAATGTTCACCTATCCGAGTGGCCGGAGGTGCCGGAAACCCGCTGGGCGGGCGGCAGTACCGGGTGAATCCAGGGGCGCCGGGTGGACGCCCCCGACGTCACCGCCCGGGACCCGAAAGGGGACGCCCGCACGTATCCTGAAGGCCCTCCGGAAGGCGCCAGGCCTTCCCCGGGGGCCATGCCGAAGCAGAGTGAAGAGTCCGGAAGAGAGCGGCCCAGCCATGCGCGTCTACGTCCCCCTGACCCTCCCCGGGCTTGCCGAGGCGCACAAGACGGGCGAGCTGGGGACCGGTCCGTTCGTCGCCTACGCGGTCACCCCGGCGCTGCGCGAGTGGTACCTCTCCGACGACATAGAGGAACTGGAGTACGCCGCGCTCAACCGGGCCGCGCTGGCCTCCCTGCGACTGCTGGCCGCCGACCCGGGCGCGGCGCGGCGCCGGGTCGTGGTCGCCGTCGACGTGCCCGACGGCGCGGCGGCGGCCGACCCGGACCGCGGGCTCGACCCGGCCGCGCTGGGCGAGGTCCGGGTGACCGGGACGGTGGCGCTGGCGCGGGCGGCCTCGGTGCACGTCGACTCCGACGACGCCGAGGAGGACGTGACGGCGGCCGCCGGGGCGCTCGCGGCTGCGGACGGCGGTGACGACGACGCCCAGTTCGTCGTGGACGGGGCCGAAGACCATGAGCTGCTCTGGTACGCCACGCAGGAGATCCCGAGCCTGGTGGGGCTCGACGGCTGAGGCGAGACGGACGCGGCCCGACGAGGGCGCCTGTGACCTGCGGTGATGTGCCGACGGTCTTGATTGTCAGTGACGGCGGGTAGCGTTTTTGGCATGGGGAAGCACGAAAGCGCACACATTGTCTGGGACTGGAACGGGACGCTGTTCCACGACAACGACGCGATCATCGGGGCGACGAACGCGGCCTCGGCCGAGCTGGGCCT
Coding sequences within:
- a CDS encoding winged helix-turn-helix domain-containing protein, encoding MTTLPRPAAVLSADEARRIALKAQGFLGAPDRRAGVRGVLRHLGAVQLDTISVLARSHELIPYARLGRVGRRTVDAAYWTDTHAFEYWSHAACILPIEEWPHFAFRRRAYRDRPHWSHDLPDGVYDQVIKQLRGEGPLTATELGGAKKTSEWWDWSGTKVAVERALMYGEVVCVERRGWKRVYDLAERAVPAELLHDELDDAECLRRLVRLAGQSLGVGTRADIADYHRLKGEQVDAVIADSGLVPVEVEGWGKPAWADPAALAAPPRGRHRTTLLSPFDSLIWDRARTERIFGFTHRLEAYVPKPKRVYGYYAMPVLAGGRLVGRVDPAREAGGVLVARQVTLDGPKAVPAVAEALVEAASWVDCTTVRVERVDAPGLREPLLKEVARALIAALR
- the secA gene encoding preprotein translocase subunit SecA, which produces MSVLSKIMRAGEGKILRKLHRIADQVNSIEEDFVDLSDAELRALTDEYKQRYADGESLDDLLPEAFATVREAAKRALGQRHYDVQIMGGAALHLGYVAEMKTGEGKTLVGTLPAYLNALAGKGVHLITVNDYLAERDSEMMGRVHKFLGLTVGCILANMTPAQRREQYACDITYGTNNEFGFDYLRDNMAWAQDELVQRGHNYAIVDEVDSILVDEARTPLIISGPADQATKWYGDFAKLVLRLKKGEAGNPLKGQEETGDYDVDEKKRTVAIHESGVSKVEDWLGIDNLYESVNTPLVGYLNNAIKAKELFKRDKDYVVLDGEVMIVDEHTGRILAGRRYNEGMHQAIEAKEGVDIKDENQTLATITLQNFFRLYKRHDHSGKELPGLSGMTGTAMTEAAEFHQIYKLGVVPIPTNRPMVRKDQSDLIYRTEVAKFEAVVDDIAEKHEKGQPILVGTTSVEKSEYLSQQLSKRGIQHEVLNAKHHEREASIVAQAGRKGAVTVATNMAGRGTDIKLGGNPEDLAEAELRQRGLDPDEHIEEWAQALPAALEKAERAVKAEFEEVKELGGLYVLGTERHESRRIDNQLRGRSGRQGDPGESRFYLSLGDDLMRLFKAQMVERVMSMANVPDDVPIENKMVTRAIASAQSQVEQQNFETRKNVLKYDEVLNRQREVIYGERRRVLEGEDLQEQIHHFMDDTIDAYVGAETAEGFPEDWDLDRLWGAFKQLYPVKVTVEELEEAAGDRAGLTAEYISESIKDDIHEQYESREAQLGSEIMRELERRVVLSVLDRKWREHLYEMDYLQEGIGLRAMAQKDPLVEYQREGFDMFTAMMDGIKEESVGYLFNLEVQVEQQVEEVPVEDVEAVEGVQDAVPAQAGSRPEIRAKGLEAPQRRGMHFSAATVDGEGGIVEGDFDYDDEPARSEADGLTRAERRKQAKSRRGRRK
- a CDS encoding GNAT family N-acetyltransferase — protein: MEPVTLTTPRLLLRAVGPQDTDAVYAAVQDPDIQRWTTIPSPYLAEHARSFTEQMVPDGWSEGSMFTFGVFLPTGGLAGMLALTMRSLGTAEVGFWTAKEHRGHGYTAEATLAAARWAFTRMAIDRVEWRAEVGNHASRAVAQRAGFTLEGTLRSSLNNKGVRRDCWVGSLLPSDLGLPSAAPYLPTPSQG
- a CDS encoding Rv3235 family protein gives rise to the protein MNKVMTRTAQLRPATRPPGRRDSRRPGAPSSRRPLTPPAAPPGPRPTDLFAERLLAVLSGRRPVHWMLRHTAGPAYDDLARLAERGPLRNRGADPVVRDIGYYVPRSGALEVFARIAAGDRLRALAFRLEQGVDLRWRCTAVEMGGPRPPHGP